One Setaria viridis chromosome 5, Setaria_viridis_v4.0, whole genome shotgun sequence genomic region harbors:
- the LOC117856740 gene encoding probable methyltransferase PMT19 — protein MPLSLPSSAAVVKALPRALSLTAAAVAAATTSLLLISAVVSRTHHVASSSAPPLPPYASASTTAPQAPAPAPAPAPDPDHHHHPPPPPPVPPCPPNATHLVPCHESPSGERHCPTRPPPPPHPPKDPPPHQPHPPPPPPHCRVPPPPGYRPPPPWPARRERARYANVDLPLRMSSAKLAGQDPVRGRGEWLVFTKGKGVRNYVDQLARVVPLRGGVVRTALDIGCGVASFGDYLLNYGVLTMSIARGAQAQLALERGLPAMIGALVAHRLPYPSRSFDMVHCADCLVPWAAHDGLYMLEIDRLLQPGGYWVFSRPPVSWKSAYNISNQATEDEDKQLTMDDMANKLNWTKLSENGTISVWRKPTCHLHCDQEAKFLGSPPLCREDPDSAWYANISMCISCLPRAELVNVCAGGVIEKWPKRLDAVPPRITSGEMKWLSIQTYKQDSLIWEKRVNFYVTYLKYLSNGTYRNVMDMSAGFGGFAAAMSKYPVWVMNVVPTNVTDNTLGVIYERGLIGTYTDWCEAFSTYPRTYDLIHANGIFSSHIHKCAIIDILVEMDRILRPGGAAIVRDRADVVHKVKKDADRLRWHSRIVDTENGPLDPEKLLIVDNSLPLPGS, from the exons atgccGCTCTCGCTGCCGTCTTCGGCGGCCGTGGTCAAGGCGCTGCCGCGGGCGCTCTCGCTcacggccgcggccgtcgcggcggccacCACGTccctcctcctcatctccgCCGTCGTCTCCCGCACCCACCAcgtcgcctcctcctcggcgcctcCGCTTCCCCCGTACGCCAGCGCGTCCACGACCGCCCCCCAagccccggcgcccgcgcccgcgcccgcgcccgaccccgaccaccaccaccaccccccgcctcccccgcccgTTCCCCCGTGCCCGCCCAACGCCACCCACCTCGTCCCCTGCCACGAGTCCCCCTCCGGGGAGCGCCACTGCCCcacgcgcccgccgcctcctccgcaccCGCCCAAGGACCCCCCGCCGCATCAACCGCACCCTCCACCGCCCCCGCCGCACTGCcgcgtcccgccgccgcccgggtaccgcccgcccccgccgtggCCTGCGCGGCGCGAGCGCGCGCGGTACGCGAACGTGGACCTCCCGCTGCGGATGTCCTCGGCCAAGCTGGCGGGCCAGGACCCCGTCCGCGGTCGCGGGGAGTGGCTGGTGTTCACCAAGGGCAAGGGGGTACGGAATTACGTCGACCAGCTGGCGCGCGTGGTGCcgctccgcggcggcgtggtgcgCACGGCGCTCGACATCGGCTGCGGG GTTGCGAGCTTTGGGGACTACCTGCTGAACTATGGAGTACTGACCATGTCCATTGCTCGTGGAGCACAAGCGCAGCTCGCGTTGGAGCGTGGACTGCCTGCGATGATCGGAGCGCTTGTTGCTCACAGGCTGCCATATCCATCGAGGTCCTTCGATATGGTGCACTGTGCGGACTGCCTTGTTCCATGGGCTGCTCATG ATGGGCTCTATATGCTGGAAATCGACCGGCTTCTCCAACCCGGTGGCTATTGGGTCTTCTCTAGGCCACCCGTCAGCTGGAAATCTGCATACAATATTTCGAATCAAGCGACTGAAGATGAGGACAAGCAATTAACCATGGATGATATGGCAAATAAGCTTAATTGGACGAAGCTGTCTGAGAACGGCACGATTTCTGTTTGGAGAAAGCCTACTTGTCATCTCCACTGTGACCAAGAAGCAAAATTCTTAGGATCGCCACCACTCTGTAGAGAAGACCCAGATAGTGCCTG GTATGCGAATATTTCAATGTGTATATCATGTCTTCCAAGAGCTGAACTTGTTAATGTTTGTGCTGGTGGTGTCATAGAAAAGTGGCCTAAAAGACTTGATGCAGTGCCACCGAGGATAACCAGTGGGGAAATGAAGTGGTTGTCCATTCAGACATATAAGCAGGACAGTTTGATTTGGGAGAAAAGGGTTAATTTCTATGTAACATATCTAAAATATCTATCTAATGGAACTTACAGAAATGTCATGGATATGAGTGCTGGTTTTGGTGGCTTTGCTGCTGCTATGTCCAAGTATCCTGTTTGGGTCATGAATGTCGTTCCTACTAATGTAACAGACAATACTCTTGGTGTCATCTATGAGCGTGGACTGATTGGAACATACACAGACTG GTGCGAGGCCTTCTCTACTTATCCGCGGACATATGATCTAATACATGCTAATGGGATCTTCAGTTCACATATTCACAA ATGTGCGATTATTGACATCCTGGTTGAGATGGATCGCATTCTCCGGCCAGGGGGCGCCGCTATTGTTCGGGACAGAGCTGATGTCGTTCACAAAGTCAAGAAGGATGCTGACCGCCTACGATGGCATAGCCGAATCGTTGACACTGAAAATGGGCCCCTGGATCCTGAGAAGCTTCTCATCGTGGACAATTCCCTCCCACTCCCAGGGAGCTAA
- the LOC117856741 gene encoding uncharacterized protein At3g49140 isoform X2 → MQNHPYWSRINCPLLECKMAAGATLNWVKTPFDSRRFHDLSSLSFRCRNPFGPIQRCWLPTDQDSSLTKVRVAADYSDSVPDSKYTRDRGYHPLEEVKERSRKKDLLLTDVETARTVVEGNSKGLLVFPARVHNEPHGNVAWSEFQYVIDDYGDIFFEVPDSENLLEDDTANNPVTVLIGMDGPIIGESSVAISDFSDYMDGEKFMDVPDEHYSKIDTEITDILIEWGMPATMRAIHPIYFAKCLTKAVHDNRGEKMDSPSNSVSIVGYLRPAFIEEESYLRSLFHAESNSDGYSSDWKDGYNTETRPISGTNHLVDDDKSRFDFNDTGTSTGSMIYKLEIMTIELFSMYGKQLMIDPQDFQDSEPDILANSASAIIERIKENSDQCAVALRSLCRRKKSLTVEEASLIGVDSLGIDVRAFSGLEARTVRFSFNAQALSERSAEKKIRRMLFPRYQRKSVKTSTEDESQPIS, encoded by the exons ATGCAGAATCATCCATATTGG AGCAGAATTAATTGTCCTCTGCTGGAGTGTAAAATGGCAGCAGGAGCCACCTTAAACTGGGTTAAAACTCCATTTGACTCCCGGAGATTTCATGATCTATCTAGTTTAAG TTTTCGATGCCGTAACCCTTTTGGACCAATTCAGCGCTGCTGGTTGCCAACTGATCAGGACTCATCCCTAACCAAAGTTCGCGTGGCTGCTGATTATTCAGACTCAGTGCCAGATTCAAAGTACACGAGAGATCGGGGTTATCACCCTCTTGAAGAAGTTAAAGAGCGTTCAAGGAAAAAGGACCTGCTACTGACAGATGTTGAAACAGCTAGAACAGTAGTAGAG GGCAATAGCAAGGGCTTGCTTGTATTTCCTGCAAGGGTACACAATGAACCTCATGGAAATGTTGCCTGGTCAGAGTTTCAATATGTTATTGATGACTACGGAG ACATATTCTTTGAAGTACCTGACAGCGAGAACCTCTTAGAAGATGATACTGCGAACAATCCTGTG ACAGTTTTAATTGGAATGGACGGACCCATTATTGGAGAAAGTAGTGTGGCGATTAGTGATTTTAGTGATTACATGGATGGTGAAAAATTTATGGACGTTCCTGATGAGCACTACAGCAAG ATTGATACAGAAATAACTGATATTCTTATAGAATGGGGGATGCCAGCAACAATGCGTGCAATACATCCGATTTACTTTGCCAAATGTTTGACAAAG GCTGTTCATGACAATCGTGGGGAGAAGATGGATAGTCCATCAAATAGTGTCTCTATTGTTGGATATCTGAGACCTGCTTTTATAGAGGAAGAATCTTACTTGAGGAGCTTGTTTCATGCCGAATCCAACAGTGATGGATATTCATCTGACTGGAAAG ATGGATACAACACAGAAACTCGGCCAATTTCTGGAACTAATCACCTAGTTG ATGATGATAAGTCAAGATTTGACTTCAATGATACCGGAACTAGCACCGGTTCGATGATCTACAAGCTGGAGATAATGACAATTGAACTGTTCTCCATGTATGGCAAGCAG TTGATGATCGATCCACAAGATTTTCAAGATTCAGAACCAGATATTCTTGCAAACTCTGCTTCAGCAATTATAGAACGGATCAAAGAAAACAGTGATCAGTGTGCAGTGGCTCTCAGGTCACTCTGTCGCAGGAAAAAGAGCCTTACTGTCGAG GAGGCAAGTTTGATTGGCGTTGACAGTCTTGGTATTGATGTAAGAGCCTTTTCTGGCTTGGAAGCTAGGACTGTTCGATTTTCGTTCAATGCGCAG GCGCTCTCTGAACGTTCAGCTGAAAAAAAGATCAGGCGAATGCTTTTCCCACGTTATCAGCGTAAAAGCGTGAAAACCTCCACTGAAGATGAGTCTCAACCTATCAGCTGA
- the LOC117856741 gene encoding uncharacterized protein At3g49140 isoform X3: MAAGATLNWVKTPFDSRRFHDLSSLSFRCRNPFGPIQRCWLPTDQDSSLTKVRVAADYSDSVPDSKYTRDRGYHPLEEVKERSRKKDLLLTDVETARTVVEGNSKGLLVFPARVHNEPHGNVAWSEFQYVIDDYGDIFFEVPDSENLLEDDTANNPVTVLIGMDGPIIGESSVAISDFSDYMDGEKFMDVPDEHYSKIDTEITDILIEWGMPATMRAIHPIYFAKCLTKAVHDNRGEKMDSPSNSVSIVGYLRPAFIEEESYLRSLFHAESNSDGYSSDWKVNETDGYNTETRPISGTNHLVDDDKSRFDFNDTGTSTGSMIYKLEIMTIELFSMYGKQLMIDPQDFQDSEPDILANSASAIIERIKENSDQCAVALRSLCRRKKSLTVEEASLIGVDSLGIDVRAFSGLEARTVRFSFNAQALSERSAEKKIRRMLFPRYQRKSVKTSTEDESQPIS, from the exons ATGGCAGCAGGAGCCACCTTAAACTGGGTTAAAACTCCATTTGACTCCCGGAGATTTCATGATCTATCTAGTTTAAG TTTTCGATGCCGTAACCCTTTTGGACCAATTCAGCGCTGCTGGTTGCCAACTGATCAGGACTCATCCCTAACCAAAGTTCGCGTGGCTGCTGATTATTCAGACTCAGTGCCAGATTCAAAGTACACGAGAGATCGGGGTTATCACCCTCTTGAAGAAGTTAAAGAGCGTTCAAGGAAAAAGGACCTGCTACTGACAGATGTTGAAACAGCTAGAACAGTAGTAGAG GGCAATAGCAAGGGCTTGCTTGTATTTCCTGCAAGGGTACACAATGAACCTCATGGAAATGTTGCCTGGTCAGAGTTTCAATATGTTATTGATGACTACGGAG ACATATTCTTTGAAGTACCTGACAGCGAGAACCTCTTAGAAGATGATACTGCGAACAATCCTGTG ACAGTTTTAATTGGAATGGACGGACCCATTATTGGAGAAAGTAGTGTGGCGATTAGTGATTTTAGTGATTACATGGATGGTGAAAAATTTATGGACGTTCCTGATGAGCACTACAGCAAG ATTGATACAGAAATAACTGATATTCTTATAGAATGGGGGATGCCAGCAACAATGCGTGCAATACATCCGATTTACTTTGCCAAATGTTTGACAAAG GCTGTTCATGACAATCGTGGGGAGAAGATGGATAGTCCATCAAATAGTGTCTCTATTGTTGGATATCTGAGACCTGCTTTTATAGAGGAAGAATCTTACTTGAGGAGCTTGTTTCATGCCGAATCCAACAGTGATGGATATTCATCTGACTGGAAAG TGAATGAAACAGATGGATACAACACAGAAACTCGGCCAATTTCTGGAACTAATCACCTAGTTG ATGATGATAAGTCAAGATTTGACTTCAATGATACCGGAACTAGCACCGGTTCGATGATCTACAAGCTGGAGATAATGACAATTGAACTGTTCTCCATGTATGGCAAGCAG TTGATGATCGATCCACAAGATTTTCAAGATTCAGAACCAGATATTCTTGCAAACTCTGCTTCAGCAATTATAGAACGGATCAAAGAAAACAGTGATCAGTGTGCAGTGGCTCTCAGGTCACTCTGTCGCAGGAAAAAGAGCCTTACTGTCGAG GAGGCAAGTTTGATTGGCGTTGACAGTCTTGGTATTGATGTAAGAGCCTTTTCTGGCTTGGAAGCTAGGACTGTTCGATTTTCGTTCAATGCGCAG GCGCTCTCTGAACGTTCAGCTGAAAAAAAGATCAGGCGAATGCTTTTCCCACGTTATCAGCGTAAAAGCGTGAAAACCTCCACTGAAGATGAGTCTCAACCTATCAGCTGA
- the LOC117856741 gene encoding uncharacterized protein At3g49140 isoform X1: protein MQNHPYWSRINCPLLECKMAAGATLNWVKTPFDSRRFHDLSSLSFRCRNPFGPIQRCWLPTDQDSSLTKVRVAADYSDSVPDSKYTRDRGYHPLEEVKERSRKKDLLLTDVETARTVVEGNSKGLLVFPARVHNEPHGNVAWSEFQYVIDDYGDIFFEVPDSENLLEDDTANNPVTVLIGMDGPIIGESSVAISDFSDYMDGEKFMDVPDEHYSKIDTEITDILIEWGMPATMRAIHPIYFAKCLTKAVHDNRGEKMDSPSNSVSIVGYLRPAFIEEESYLRSLFHAESNSDGYSSDWKVNETDGYNTETRPISGTNHLVDDDKSRFDFNDTGTSTGSMIYKLEIMTIELFSMYGKQLMIDPQDFQDSEPDILANSASAIIERIKENSDQCAVALRSLCRRKKSLTVEEASLIGVDSLGIDVRAFSGLEARTVRFSFNAQALSERSAEKKIRRMLFPRYQRKSVKTSTEDESQPIS, encoded by the exons ATGCAGAATCATCCATATTGG AGCAGAATTAATTGTCCTCTGCTGGAGTGTAAAATGGCAGCAGGAGCCACCTTAAACTGGGTTAAAACTCCATTTGACTCCCGGAGATTTCATGATCTATCTAGTTTAAG TTTTCGATGCCGTAACCCTTTTGGACCAATTCAGCGCTGCTGGTTGCCAACTGATCAGGACTCATCCCTAACCAAAGTTCGCGTGGCTGCTGATTATTCAGACTCAGTGCCAGATTCAAAGTACACGAGAGATCGGGGTTATCACCCTCTTGAAGAAGTTAAAGAGCGTTCAAGGAAAAAGGACCTGCTACTGACAGATGTTGAAACAGCTAGAACAGTAGTAGAG GGCAATAGCAAGGGCTTGCTTGTATTTCCTGCAAGGGTACACAATGAACCTCATGGAAATGTTGCCTGGTCAGAGTTTCAATATGTTATTGATGACTACGGAG ACATATTCTTTGAAGTACCTGACAGCGAGAACCTCTTAGAAGATGATACTGCGAACAATCCTGTG ACAGTTTTAATTGGAATGGACGGACCCATTATTGGAGAAAGTAGTGTGGCGATTAGTGATTTTAGTGATTACATGGATGGTGAAAAATTTATGGACGTTCCTGATGAGCACTACAGCAAG ATTGATACAGAAATAACTGATATTCTTATAGAATGGGGGATGCCAGCAACAATGCGTGCAATACATCCGATTTACTTTGCCAAATGTTTGACAAAG GCTGTTCATGACAATCGTGGGGAGAAGATGGATAGTCCATCAAATAGTGTCTCTATTGTTGGATATCTGAGACCTGCTTTTATAGAGGAAGAATCTTACTTGAGGAGCTTGTTTCATGCCGAATCCAACAGTGATGGATATTCATCTGACTGGAAAG TGAATGAAACAGATGGATACAACACAGAAACTCGGCCAATTTCTGGAACTAATCACCTAGTTG ATGATGATAAGTCAAGATTTGACTTCAATGATACCGGAACTAGCACCGGTTCGATGATCTACAAGCTGGAGATAATGACAATTGAACTGTTCTCCATGTATGGCAAGCAG TTGATGATCGATCCACAAGATTTTCAAGATTCAGAACCAGATATTCTTGCAAACTCTGCTTCAGCAATTATAGAACGGATCAAAGAAAACAGTGATCAGTGTGCAGTGGCTCTCAGGTCACTCTGTCGCAGGAAAAAGAGCCTTACTGTCGAG GAGGCAAGTTTGATTGGCGTTGACAGTCTTGGTATTGATGTAAGAGCCTTTTCTGGCTTGGAAGCTAGGACTGTTCGATTTTCGTTCAATGCGCAG GCGCTCTCTGAACGTTCAGCTGAAAAAAAGATCAGGCGAATGCTTTTCCCACGTTATCAGCGTAAAAGCGTGAAAACCTCCACTGAAGATGAGTCTCAACCTATCAGCTGA